A single region of the Musa acuminata AAA Group cultivar baxijiao chromosome BXJ1-11, Cavendish_Baxijiao_AAA, whole genome shotgun sequence genome encodes:
- the LOC103972087 gene encoding uncharacterized protein LOC103972087 produces MRIMEAELCSARTLSPSREESGDEELSVLPRHTKVIVTGNNRTKSVLVGLQGVVKKAVGLGGWHWLVLKNGVEVKLQRNALSVLEAPTGNEDEDDEIDYDNSFCSSSDVGDKDIDYSCLEFHKPTKPRVRHTRPWTCSAKSNGRSSNYRDTTHSNGHNSQTRVNLAKLGTPTLLRYWRRFNLVGINPKPTKEQLLHVVQNHFLSQQVDEMQVIVGFIHAAKRLKTRHRKKKEQQGGGLKQD; encoded by the exons ATGCGAATCATGGAGGCCGAGCTGTGTTCAGCCCGGACCCTATCTCCGTCGCGGGAGGAAAGTGGTGATGAAGAGCTCTCGGTGCTTCCCAGGCACACCAAGGTCATCGTAACTGGTAACAACAGAACAAAGTCTGTTCTAGTTGGGCTTCAAGGTGTTGTCAAGAAAGCTGTTGGTCTTGGTGGCTGGCACTGGCTG GTCCTAAAGAATGGGGTGGAGGTGAAACTTCAAAGAAACGCATTGAGCGTCTTAGAAGCTCCTACAGGAAATGAAGACGAGGACGATGAGATTGACTATGACAACTCGTTCTGCAGTAGTTCAGATGTGGGAGACAAAGACATCGATTACT CTTGCTTAGAGTTTCATAAGCCGACAAAGCCAAGGGTTAGGCACACCAGGCCATGGACATGTTCAGCAAAGTCAAATGGCCGAAGCAGCAACTATCGAGACACTACTCATTCTAATGGTCACAACTCTCAAACG AGGGTAAACTTGGCAAAGCTTGGAACACCAACCTTACTGAGATATTGGAGGCGCTTCAATCtt GTGGGCATCAACCCCAAACCTACAAAGGAGCAGCTGCTCCACGTTGTGCAGAATCACTTCCTCTCGCAG caagtggATGAGATGCAGGTCATCGTCGGCTTCATCCACGCCGCGAAGAGGTTGAAAACCCGCCATAGGAAAAAGAAGGAACAACAAGGTGGTGGGTTGAAGCAGGATTGA
- the LOC135596655 gene encoding uncharacterized protein LOC135596655, whose amino-acid sequence MRIRKCASQLLGTRRAGSPSRLTAGLNSSPPPRTLSWDSEASSSSAAAGLLCELNRSPWDDPMCLELIAACDPEEEEDDGGILGNGVKAEVGEPRGNPGNRIKYDAAAVSCVLKREASMKWSGDKVEEKARKKDGAKMTKKKKKGNVLQTKGGVAATEASLSCKKSDGKGWHCKRPAHRPHSLCNYHLTQLRSYTCSPGHGKAAESPPSECQGGVSRRQKKTNTAGADSNMYYYYSGFGPWRAKTRSRQATDDDDDEEEEEQEDGKEILKSGNGCDADAPAMAGENEENSDEDKGDNSGRDREGSKRSHRKRGRKRMKARSLKSLL is encoded by the exons ATGCGGATTCGGAAATGCGCCTCCCAGCTGTTGGGCACGCGGCGCGCCGGCTCTCCTTCTCGACTCACTGCCGGGCTCAACTCCTCGCCGCCGCCCCGGACGTTGTCGTGGGACTCCGAGGCGTCTTCTTCCTCCGCCGCCGCGGGCCTCCTCTGCGAGTTGAACCGGTCCCCATGGGATGATCCGATGTGCCTCGAGCTCATAGCTGCGTGTGATCCG gaagaagaggaggacgacGGGGGCATTCTGGGAAATGGCGTGAAAGCTGAAGTGGGCGAGCCGAGGGGCAATCCTGGAAATCGAATCAAATATGATGCCGCTGCAGTATCCTGCGTTCTCAAGAG GGAAGCAAGCATGAAGTGGTCGGGGGATAAGGTAGAAGAGAAAGCACGGAAGAAGGACGGGGCAAagatgacgaagaagaagaagaaaggcaaTGTCCTCCAAACAAAAGGCGGAGTTGCGGCTACGGAGGCCTCTCTGAGCTGCAAGAAGAGCGACGGCAAAGGTTGGCACTGTAAGCGGCCGGCGCACCGCCCGCACTCGCTATGCAATTACCATCTCACCCAGCTCCGCTCCTACACCTGCAGCCCCGGTCATGGCAAGGCTGCGGAATCACCACCCAGCGAATGCCAAGGCGGCGTGAGCCGTAGACAGAAGAAGACCAACACGGCTGGAGCCGATTCCAACATGTACTATTACTATTCAGGCTTCGGCCCTTGGCGAGCAAAGACGAGAAGTCGTCAGGCtaccgatgatgatgatgatgaagaagaagaagaacaagaagacggGAAGGAGATTTTGAAATCCGGCAACGGGTGCGATGCGGACGCCCCCGCAATGGCTGGCGAGAACGAGGAGAACAGTGACGAAGACAAGGGTGACAACAGCGGGAGGGATAGGGAGGGGAGCAAGAGGAGCCACAGGAAGagagggaggaagaggatgaaggcTCGGTCTCTCAAGTCCTTACTTTGA